Proteins from a single region of Pseudarthrobacter sp. NIBRBAC000502772:
- a CDS encoding universal stress protein produces the protein MRTSKPIAVATNDSPQSQAAVTWAASRAAKAGLPLIILYVVDDRWVAEPIPWTGALLEKGEQLLETAAGRVRGTLPVEITTKVLEGGIAGSLRKYSTQVSMLVVGSGAPHLGGSLTDRALQVAAAAKCPVAVIGDRDVEGRQGVVVGIDGSEDATQAVAFAAAEADREGQELTVVYAIWEPDKWVDSGALTGTLAQRIKDEEQMVLSETVSGLGEDYPDLVVHKVLDTELEPAGALVRAAAKAQLLVVGSRGRGGFKRLLLGSTAHGVLTHLPCPTVLTPIHRK, from the coding sequence GTGAGAACGTCTAAACCGATCGCCGTCGCCACCAACGACTCTCCGCAAAGCCAGGCAGCCGTGACGTGGGCTGCCAGCCGGGCTGCCAAGGCTGGCCTTCCGCTGATCATTCTGTACGTTGTTGACGACCGATGGGTGGCCGAACCGATCCCGTGGACCGGGGCGCTGCTGGAGAAGGGTGAACAGCTGCTGGAGACCGCTGCCGGGCGCGTGAGGGGCACGCTTCCGGTTGAGATCACCACCAAAGTCTTGGAGGGAGGAATCGCGGGCTCGCTGCGAAAGTACTCCACCCAGGTATCGATGCTGGTAGTCGGGTCCGGCGCTCCGCATTTGGGTGGTTCGCTGACGGACCGGGCTCTACAGGTCGCCGCTGCAGCGAAGTGCCCGGTCGCGGTCATCGGAGACCGGGACGTCGAAGGCCGGCAGGGAGTGGTTGTGGGCATTGACGGATCCGAAGACGCCACCCAGGCCGTTGCGTTCGCTGCCGCGGAGGCCGACCGGGAGGGCCAAGAGCTTACGGTGGTTTATGCCATCTGGGAACCCGACAAATGGGTCGACAGCGGAGCTCTCACCGGGACGCTGGCCCAGCGAATTAAGGACGAGGAACAGATGGTATTGTCCGAAACGGTCTCTGGCCTCGGCGAGGATTACCCGGACCTTGTAGTGCACAAGGTCCTGGACACGGAGCTGGAACCGGCTGGGGCGCTGGTAAGAGCCGCCGCTAAAGCCCAGCTGCTGGTGGTGGGGAGCCGTGGAAGGGGCGGTTTCAAACGGCTGCTGCTCGGTTCCACAGCTCACGGAGTTCTGACGCACCTTCCATGCCCCACGGTGCTAACGCCAATCCACCGTAAATAG
- a CDS encoding pyridoxamine 5'-phosphate oxidase family protein: MQNDTSGRQTEVLNVHDCWKYLRSASVGRVAVSTANGPEIFPVNYVPDYGTVVFRTGPGTKLDAVLGGATIVLEADGLNAYGTIAWSVIVKGPAEVVDSAQDVQEAADAGLSPWEPGSKDNLVRVTPSEVSGRRFVINPTSRWWPPLDSQRT; encoded by the coding sequence ATGCAAAACGACACTTCAGGACGCCAGACGGAAGTCCTCAACGTTCATGACTGCTGGAAATACCTCCGATCAGCTTCGGTCGGCCGGGTTGCCGTATCAACGGCAAACGGGCCGGAGATCTTCCCGGTGAACTACGTCCCCGACTACGGGACCGTAGTCTTCCGCACCGGACCCGGAACCAAACTGGACGCGGTGCTCGGCGGGGCCACGATCGTTCTGGAAGCGGACGGCCTGAATGCATACGGCACCATTGCGTGGAGCGTCATCGTCAAAGGACCTGCCGAAGTAGTGGATAGCGCGCAAGACGTTCAGGAAGCGGCAGACGCCGGCCTGTCGCCGTGGGAGCCTGGCAGCAAGGACAACCTGGTCCGGGTGACACCGTCGGAAGTCAGCGGCCGGCGCTTTGTCATCAATCCCACGTCCCGGTGGTGGCCTCCGCTGGACTCACAAAGGACCTGA
- a CDS encoding heavy metal translocating P-type ATPase: MALSALTSSVVRFPLVAATLAVGLLVAVLLSAVQSPAAQWTASAYALLVAMARSGSMVKSLLKGRWGIDLLAVTAIASTVAVGEYVASLIIVLMLAGGEALEEIAHGRATRELKSLLERVPQTAHRELPGLPPEDIPAGDVRPGDVLLIKPSEVVPVDGVLLAGTGSFDESTLTGESLPVEHAEGDTVLSGSVNGENAVHMKATSTANDSQYSKIVALVQEAASSRPPVVRLADRYAFPFTILAFALAGTGWYFSQDPARFAQVLVVATPCPLLIAAPVAFLAGTSRAAHSGIIIKNGGTLEQLARVRTAVFDKTGTLTHGRPALQGINVSRAASELITEDRLLQLAASAEQYSSHVLASSVMDAARHRGLDLLEGGNASEHATQGVVANCGDQSVVVGKPDFVRSVTSGFEEAEVARGQLAIYVGIDGLFAGALTMSDPLRDNAVTTLADLRRLGVQETLLLTGDAPATAEQIASQAGIARFQASCLPADKVSVVAGLRERPVMMVGDGVNDAPVLAAADIGVAMGAKGSTAASESADVVIMLDDLSKAALAVDIGQRTVRIALASIWTGILLSIGLMVAAVFGYIPAVAGALLQELVDLATILNALRALHDRRRPNTAAVGGAPAGVAARR; this comes from the coding sequence ATGGCCCTGTCCGCCCTAACAAGTTCGGTTGTGCGGTTTCCGCTGGTGGCCGCTACTTTGGCTGTGGGATTGCTCGTTGCGGTCCTCCTGTCCGCGGTGCAATCTCCGGCAGCCCAGTGGACGGCGAGCGCCTACGCACTTCTGGTAGCCATGGCCAGGTCGGGCTCCATGGTCAAATCATTGCTGAAGGGCCGGTGGGGAATCGATCTCCTGGCTGTGACTGCCATCGCTTCGACGGTGGCAGTGGGGGAGTACGTGGCCTCCCTGATCATCGTGCTGATGCTGGCCGGAGGGGAAGCGCTGGAAGAGATCGCACACGGGCGCGCAACCCGGGAACTCAAGTCCCTGCTTGAGCGCGTGCCGCAGACAGCCCACCGCGAGCTGCCGGGCCTGCCGCCGGAAGACATCCCGGCAGGGGATGTCCGCCCCGGGGATGTTCTCCTGATCAAACCCTCGGAAGTGGTTCCCGTGGACGGGGTGCTGCTCGCGGGAACCGGCAGTTTCGACGAATCGACTTTGACGGGTGAGAGTCTGCCGGTGGAGCACGCGGAGGGCGACACGGTGCTCAGCGGATCCGTCAACGGTGAGAACGCCGTGCATATGAAGGCGACGTCCACAGCGAACGACTCGCAGTACAGCAAGATCGTGGCGTTGGTCCAGGAGGCGGCGTCGAGCCGGCCGCCAGTGGTCCGGCTCGCTGACAGATACGCATTTCCGTTCACGATCCTCGCCTTCGCCCTGGCCGGGACGGGCTGGTATTTCAGCCAGGACCCGGCGCGGTTCGCGCAGGTCCTCGTTGTGGCTACTCCTTGCCCCCTGCTCATCGCCGCTCCGGTGGCGTTTCTTGCGGGCACCAGCCGGGCGGCACACTCGGGAATCATCATCAAGAACGGTGGAACCCTTGAACAGCTTGCCCGGGTGCGGACGGCCGTGTTCGACAAGACGGGGACACTAACCCACGGCCGGCCCGCCTTGCAAGGCATCAACGTTTCGCGGGCGGCATCCGAGCTGATTACCGAGGACCGGCTTCTGCAGTTGGCCGCTTCGGCGGAGCAGTACTCCTCCCATGTCCTTGCCTCCTCTGTGATGGATGCTGCGCGCCACCGCGGCCTTGACCTGTTGGAGGGAGGCAACGCTTCTGAACACGCCACCCAGGGGGTCGTCGCCAACTGCGGAGATCAATCGGTGGTGGTCGGTAAACCTGACTTCGTCAGGTCCGTCACTTCAGGGTTCGAGGAGGCCGAGGTGGCCCGTGGGCAACTGGCGATCTATGTGGGCATTGACGGACTCTTCGCAGGCGCCCTGACAATGAGCGACCCGCTTCGGGACAATGCAGTGACTACGCTTGCCGACCTGCGCCGGCTGGGCGTTCAGGAGACCCTTCTGCTCACCGGCGACGCGCCGGCCACTGCCGAGCAGATTGCGTCGCAGGCCGGGATAGCGAGATTCCAGGCAAGTTGCCTGCCGGCGGACAAAGTTTCCGTTGTCGCGGGCCTGCGGGAACGCCCGGTCATGATGGTGGGTGACGGCGTCAACGACGCCCCGGTCCTGGCCGCCGCCGATATTGGTGTCGCCATGGGTGCCAAAGGGTCAACTGCGGCGAGCGAGTCGGCTGACGTCGTCATAATGCTCGATGACTTGTCTAAAGCCGCGCTGGCCGTCGACATCGGCCAGCGCACGGTCCGGATAGCGCTGGCGAGCATTTGGACAGGCATTCTGCTGAGCATCGGCCTGATGGTTGCAGCGGTATTCGGCTACATTCCAGCTGTGGCCGGCGCCCTCCTCCAGGAGCTGGTCGACCTGGCCACGATCCTGAACGCGCTGCGCGCCCTGCACGATCGACGCCGACCCAACACGGCGGCGGTGGGCGGCGCGCCGGCGGGCGTTGCAGCGCGGAGATAA
- a CDS encoding SRPBCC family protein, which produces MVRIEGSITIRRPVEEVFDFVADERNEPSYNPQMTNVDKVTDGPIGKGTIWRATVVSGRRPMPMELEVTDYTRPSRLGTVARMTTADITGSLTFSPEGMDTRMSWTWDLRPKGLLKLASPLFVAIGRRQEKAIWGSLKQRLEVEPNR; this is translated from the coding sequence ATGGTCAGGATCGAGGGGTCGATCACCATCCGCCGGCCGGTTGAGGAGGTCTTCGACTTCGTGGCCGACGAACGCAATGAGCCGAGCTACAACCCGCAGATGACAAACGTGGACAAGGTGACGGACGGGCCGATCGGAAAAGGGACCATCTGGCGGGCGACCGTCGTGTCCGGCAGGCGGCCAATGCCCATGGAGCTGGAGGTCACCGACTACACCCGTCCCTCGCGCCTGGGGACCGTGGCCAGGATGACGACTGCGGACATTACAGGGTCGCTGACTTTCAGCCCCGAGGGTATGGACACACGCATGAGCTGGACCTGGGACCTTCGCCCGAAGGGCCTCCTCAAGCTCGCGAGCCCGCTGTTCGTGGCCATCGGACGCAGGCAAGAGAAGGCCATCTGGGGCAGCCTTAAGCAGCGCCTGGAAGTCGAGCCGAACCGCTAG